One part of the Ziziphus jujuba cultivar Dongzao chromosome 2, ASM3175591v1 genome encodes these proteins:
- the LOC107419000 gene encoding calcium sensing receptor, chloroplastic: MAMEMAIRASAVQRPPQSPPSRSSTPRATFKPQLRATSVSLPASTTISLLAIFTPLNEAKALSLSKDQIVSSLDEVEKTIDQVQQVGSSFFDAAQRVLEVVGNALKPGLDAALPIAREAGEQALKVASPAISEASKKAQEAIQSSGIDTEPVVGAAKTVAGAAQQTTKVLEEAKPIASSTIETISSAEPVVIVGTAGALFLAYLLLPPIWSIISYSLRGYKGELTPAQTLDLLATKNHYLIDIRSEKDKDSAGIPRLPSTAKSKMIAIPLEELPNKLRGLVRNVKKVEAEIAALKISYLKKINKGTNIVILDSYSDSAKIVARTLTNLGFKNSWIVADGFSGRRGWLQSRLGTDTYNFSFAEVLSPSRLIPAAVRRFGTTSSAPQGGQKLLPGSE, translated from the exons ATGGCAATGGAGATGGCCATCAGAGCCTCAGCCGTCCAGAGACCTCCTCAGTCTCCTCCTTCAAGATCATCCACGCCCAGAGCTACTTTCAAGCCTCAACTCAGAGCCACCTCTGTATCACTTCCTGCATCAACAACCATCTCTCTCTTGGCCATTTTCACTCCTCTCAATGAAGCCAAGGCTCTCAGCCTCTCCAAGGACCAGATAGTTTCGTCTCTCGATGAA gtGGAGAAGACAATTGATCAAGTTCAGCAAGTGGGTTCGAGTTTTTTTGATGCTGCACAGCGTGTTCTTGAAGTTGTAGGAAATGCTTTGAAGCCTGGCCTCGATGCTGCGTTGCCAATTGCGCGGGAGGCCGGAGAACAGGCACTGAAGGTTGCTTCTCCAGCAATTTCCGAGGCATCAAAGAAAGCCCAAGAAGCAATCCAAAGCTCGGGCATTGATACGGAGCCTGTTGTCGGTGCTGCAAAG ACAGTAGCAGGTGCCGCACAGCAGACCACCAAGGTACTTGAAGAGGCCAAGCCAATTGCTTCATCAACTATTGAGACCATTTCTTCAGCAGAACCAGTCGTGATTGTAGGAACTGCTGGAGCATTGTTTCTTGCTTACCTTCTCCTTCCTCCCATCTGGTCCATTATCTCCTATAGCCTCCGAGGTTACAAAG GTGAGCTTACTCCTGCGCAAACTCTTGATCTCTTAGCTACAAAGAATCACTATCTGATTGACATTCGATCAGAGAAGGACAAGGACAGTGCTGGCATTCCTCGCCTTCCTTCTACTGCTAAAAGCAAAATGATTGCTATTCC CTTGGAAGAACTGCCCAACAAGTTACGAGGCCTTGTTAGAAATGTGAAAAAAGTAGAGGCTGAAATAGCAGCATTGAAGATTTCTTATCTCAAGAAAATTAACAAAGGCACCAATATTGTAATCTTGGACTC GTACTCAGATTCAGCAAAAATAGTAGCAAGAACACTTACTAATCTTGGCTTTAAGAATAGCTGGATTGTGGCTGATGGTTTCTCTGGAAGAAGAGGATGGTTGCAGAGTCGTTTAGGGACAGATACATACAATTTCTCTTTCGCAGAAGTTCTTTCACCATCCCGACTCATTCCTGCAGCAGTTAGACGTTTTGGTACAACCAGTTCAGCACCTCAAGGTGGCCAAAAGTTGCTGCCGGGATCAGAGTGA
- the LOC107418999 gene encoding hexanoyl-CoA synthase, producing the protein MAHKSLDGITASDIEALGIEREVAKSLHGRLTKIIRNYGTATPDTWSNISRHILSPDLPFSFHQMMYYGCYKDFGPDPPAWIPDLEAAVSTNVGQLLERQGKEFLGSRYKDPISSFSDFQEFSVKNPEVYWKTILDEMNVSFSIPPQCILRENVSGERHFSHPGGEWLPGAFVNPANNCLSLNYKRNLDDSMVLWRDEGKDDLPINKMTLKELREEVWLVAHALEKLGLDKGSAIAIDMPMDVRSVIIYLAIVLAGYVVVSIADSFAPLEISTRLRISQAKAIFTQDLIIRGEKCIPLYSRIVEAESPMAIVIPTRGSSFSIKLRDGDVAWNDFLERVGDFKKIEFAAVDQPIEAFTNILFSSGTTGEPKAIPWTHATPFKAAADAWCHMDIQKGDVVCWPTNLGWMMGPWLVYASLLNGASIALYNGSPLGSGFAKFVQDAKVTMLGVIPSIVRTWKSSNCVAGYDWSTIRCFGSTGEASNVDEYLWLMGRACYKPVIEYCGGTEIGGGFVSGSLLQAQSLAAFSTPAMGCSLYILGSNGLPIPQNQPGIGELALDPLMFGASRTLLNADHYDVYFKGMPVWNGKVLRRHGDMFELTSRGYYHAHGRADDTMNIGGIKVSSVEIERICNEVDDSVLETAAIGVPPLGGGPEQLVIAVVFKDSNNPKEDLNQLRISFNSAVQKKLNPLFRVSRVVPLLSLPRTATNKVMRRILREQFSQHDQSSKI; encoded by the exons ATGGCTCACAAATCCCTAGACGGTATAACAGCGTCCGATATCGAAGCTCTCGGAATCGAACGAGAAGTTGCCAAGAGTCTCCATGGAAGGCTCACCAAGATCATCCGTAATTACGGAACTGCCACTCCCGACACATGGAGCAATATTTCCCGGCATATTCTCTCCCCTGACCTTCCCTTCTCGTTTCACCAGATGATGTACTATGGCTGCTACAAGGACTTCGGACCCGACCCGCCTGCTTGGATACCCGACCT GGAGGCTGCAGTTTCAACTAATGTTGGGCAACTACTAGAGAGGCAGGGAAAAGAGTTTTTGGGTTCAAGATACAAGGATCCCATATCAAGTTTTTCTGACTTCCAAGAATTTTCTGTCAAAAACCCTGAG GTCTATTGGAAAACCATACTAGATGAAATGAATGTATCATTTTCCATACCTCCCCAATGTATTTTGCGAGAGAATGTGTCGGGAGAAAGGCATTTCTCACATCCAGGTGGTGAATGGCTTCCAGGAGCATTTGTGAATCCTGCAAATAATTGTTTGAGTTTAAATTATAAGAGGAACTTGGATGATTCAATGGTACTATGGCGTGATGAAGGAAAGGACGATCTGCCCATAAATAAAATGACACTTAAGGAATTGCGTGAAGAGGTTTG GTTAGTTGCTCATGCACTCGAAAAACTGGGTTTGGACAAAGGATCTGCAATTGCAATTGATATGCCAATGGATGTTAGATCTGTTATTATCTACCTGGCTATTGTTCTGGCCGGTTATGTAGTTGTATCTATTGCTGATAGTTTTGCTCCTCTTGAGATATCAACAAGGCTAAGAATATCACAAGCAAAAGCCATATTTACCCAG GATCTCATTATTCGCGGTGAAAAATGCATACCTTTATACAG TAGAATTGTTGAAGCTGAGTCTCCTATGGCAATTGTCATCCCTACGAGGGGCTCTAGTTTCAGCATAAAGTTGCGTGATGGCGACGTTGCTTGGAATGATTTTCTTGAAAGAGTCGGAGATTTCAA aaaaattgaatttgctGCGGTAGATCAACCAATTGAAGCATTTACAAATATTCTCTTCTCCTCTGGAACCACAG GGGAGCCAAAGGCAATTCCATGGACCCATGCAACTCCTTTTAAAGCTGCTGCAGATGCATGGTGCCACATGGACATTCAGAAAGGTGATGTTGTGTGTTGGCCCACTAATCTGGGGTGGATGATGGGTCCTTGGCTGGTATATGCTTCACTGTTAAATGGGGCTTCCATTGCTCTGTATAACGGATCTCCGCTTGGTTCTGGATTTGCCAAATTTGTGCAG GACGCTAAAGTAACAATGCTTGGTGTGATCCCAAGTATTGTCCGGACATGGAAAAGCTCAAATTGTGTTGCTGGCTATGATTGGTCTACCATCCG TTGTTTTGGTTCCACCGGAGAAGCATCTAATGTTGATGAATACCTATGGCTGATGGGGAGAGCTTGCTACAAGCCTGTTATTGAATATTGTGGTGGTACTGAGATTGGTGGTGGATTTGTTTCTGGGTCCTTATTACAGGCTCAGTCATTGGCTGCTTTCAGCACACCAGCTATGGGCTGCAGTTTGTATATTCTTGGCAGTAATGGCCTTCCCATT CCACAAAATCAACCAGGAATTGGTGAATTAGCACTGGATCCCCTCATGTTTGGAGCTTCTAGAACATTGCTAAATGCTGATCACTATGATGTATATTTCAAGGGAATGCCAGTGTGGAATGGGAAG GTTTTAAGGAGACATGGGGACATGTTTGAGCTTACATCTAGAGGCTACTATCATGCACATGGCCGTGCTGATGATACGATGAATATAGGAGGCATCAAG gTGAGTTCCGTTGAGATTGAACGCATATGTAATGAAGTTGATGACAGTGTGCTCGAGACAGCTGCCATCGGAGTTCCACCTCTCGGAGGCGGGCCTGAGCAGTTGGTGATTGCCGTTGTATTCAAGGATTCAAATAATCCAAAAGAAGACCTAAATCAATTAAGGATATCTTTCAATTCAGCTGTGCAGAAGAAACTAAATCCTTTGTTCAGG GTTTCACGCGTTGTGCCCCTTCTGTCTCTTCCAAGGACAGCCACTAATAAGGTGATGAGAAGGATTTTGCGTGAGCAATTTTCTCAACATGATCAAAGTTCTAAGATATGA
- the LOC107418963 gene encoding protein CHAPERONE-LIKE PROTEIN OF POR1, chloroplastic, whose protein sequence is MVSLSLSSPSFTTPFLGQKLSFRRNTKELPACFSVSRISRCAVDTPYEGNVPKFPRVRVWDPYKRLGVSRDASEEEIWGSRNFLLEQYSGHERSEESIEAAFEKILMASFQHRKKTKINLKSKLKKKVEESPPWVQNLLNFVELPPTEVILRRLFLFAFMGGWSIMNSAEGGPAFQVAVSLAACIYFLNEKTKSLARAFIIGFGALVSGWVCGSVLVPNIPSFLLQPTWTLELMTSLVVYVFLFLGCTFLK, encoded by the exons atggtgtcTCTTTCCCTCTCTAGCCCTAGCTTCACCACCCCTTTCCTCGGCCAAAAACT TTCTTTTCGTAGAAATACAAAGGAGCTTCCTGCTTGCTTTTCTGTTTCACGGATATCTAGATGTGCTGTTGATACACCTTATGAAg GTAATGTCCCAAAATTCCCTCGAGTACGTGTTTGGGATCCTTACAAACGTCTTGGTGTAAGCCGTGATGCTTCTGAAGAAGAGATTTGGGGATCGCGCAACTTTCTTTTGGAACAGTATTCTGGACATGAGAGAAGTGAAGAATCAATAGAAGCTGCGTTTGAGAAAATATTGATGGCCAGCTTCCAACAtaggaagaaaacaaaaattaacttgaaaagcaagttaaaaaagaaagtgGAAGAGTCTCCACCTTGGGTTCAAAACTTGCTAAATTTTGTGGAACTTCCTCCAACTGAAGTTATTTTAAGAAGATTGTTTCTCTTTGCATTCATGGGTGGCTGGAGTATTATGAATTCAGCTGAAGGTGGACCTGCATTTCAG GTGGCAGTTTCCTTGGCGGCTTGCATATATTTCCTCAatgagaaaacaaaaagcttGGCCAGAGCTTTCATTATTGG ATTTGGAGCTCTAGTGTCTGGCTGGGTATGTGGTTCGGTGTTGGTCCCAAATATTCCATCATTTCTATTACAACCCACATGGACTCTCGAACTCATGACTTCGCTGGTAGTATATGTTTTCTTGTTTCTTGGTTGCACTTTTCTCAAGTAA